In a genomic window of Physeter macrocephalus isolate SW-GA chromosome 14, ASM283717v5, whole genome shotgun sequence:
- the BCL7B gene encoding B-cell CLL/lymphoma 7 protein family member B, translated as MHKEKSKSNSSAAREPNGFPSDASANSSLLLEFQDENSNQSSVSDVYQLKVDSSTNSSPSPQQSESLSPAHTSDFRTDDSQPPTLGQEILEEPSLPASEVADEPPTLTKEEPVPLETQIAEEEEDSGAPPLKRFCVGQPAVPQTASES; from the exons ATGCAT aaagaaaagtcaaaatcGAACAGTTCAGCAGCCCGGGAACCTAATGGCTTTCCCTCTGATGCCTCAGCcaattcctctctccttcttgaaTTCCAGG ATGAAAACAGCAACCAGAGTTCCGTGTCTGATGTCTATCAGCTCAAGGTGGACAGCAGCACCAACTcgagccccagcccccagcagagcGAGTCCCTGAGCCCAGCGCACACCTCCGACTTCCGCACAGATgactcccagccccccaccctgggCCAGGAGATCCTTGAGG agccctccctgcctgcctcagaAGTTGCTGATGAACCTCCCACCCTCACGAAGGAAGAACCGGTTCCATTAGAGACACAG AttgctgaggaagaggaagactcAGGCGCGCCTCCCCTGAAGCGCTTCTGTGTGGGCCAGCCCGCAGTGCCGCAGACAGCGTCGGAAAGCTAG